Proteins found in one Sorghum bicolor cultivar BTx623 chromosome 1, Sorghum_bicolor_NCBIv3, whole genome shotgun sequence genomic segment:
- the LOC8067064 gene encoding protein YABBY 3: protein MSSSSSSSSAASAATVFPPSPQLPPSPLLVENLPPLHQLTPVAAAEAAAPASEQLCYVHCHFCDTVLVVSVPTSSLFKTVTVRCGHCSSLLTVNMRGLLFPGTPTNTAAAAAPPAAVTASTTTTTTTTITTAPPPATSVNNGQFHFPQSVDLAPNPHHQSLLLDEISSANPRLQLLEQHGLGGLIPSGRNAAAPAPPPPPAAAGKGAKEPSPRTNPVINRPPEKRQRVPSAYNRFIKDEIQRIKAGNPDISHREAFSAAAKNWAHFPHIHFGLMPDHQGLKKTSLLPQDLQRKDGLLKEGLYAAAAAAAAAAANMGVAPY from the exons atgtcgtcctcgtcctcgtcgtcctccGCTGCCTCCGCGGCCACGGTGTTCCCGCCGTCCCCGCAGCTGCCGCCGTCCCCGCTCCTGGTGGAGAACCTCCCGCCGCTGCATCAGCTCACGCCGGTagcggcggcggaggccgcCGCGCCGGCCTCCGAGCAGCTCTGCTACGTGCACTGCCACTTCTGCGACACCGTCCTCGTC GTGAGCGTGCCTACGAGCAGCTTGTTCAAGACGGTGACGGTACGATGCGGCCACTGCAGCAGCTTGCTCACTGTCAACATGAGGGGCCTCCTCTTCCCGGGAACGCCGACGAACACAGCCGCAGCGGCCGCACCACCAGCTGCTGTCACCGCcagtaccaccaccaccaccaccaccaccatcaccacggcgccgccgccggccacctCGGTCAACAACGGGCAGTTCCACTTCCCCCAGTCGGTCGACCTCGCGCCCAACCCTCACCACCAATCCCTCCTGCTG GATGAGATATCCAGCGCGAACCCGAGGCTGCAGTTGCTGGAGCAGCACGGCCTCGGCGGCCTGATCCCGAGCGGCAGGAACGCGGCCGCGCCGGCCCCGCCCCCGCCGCCTGCAGCGGCCGGTAAAGGGGCCAAAGAGCCGTCGCCGCGCACTAACCCCGTCATCAACAGAC CTCCGGAGAAGAGGCAGCGCGTGCCGTCGGCGTACAACCGCTTCATCAA GGACGAAATCCAACGCATCAAGGCTGGCAATCCCGACATCTCGCACAGGGAGGCCTTCAGCGCGGCcgccaagaac TGGGCGCACTTTCCACACATCCACTTTGGACTCATGCCGGATCACCAGGGGCTCAAGAAGACAAGCCTGCTTCCTCAG GATCTCCAGAGAAAGGACGGGCTTCTAAAGGAAGGGCTCTACGCggcggcagccgccgccgccgctgcggcAGCCAATATGGGGGTTGCTCCATACTAA
- the LOC8067065 gene encoding uncharacterized protein LOC8067065 — MLHKFALAFKTKTIEFFAEEEEDEDADRFARSPAPGADGVLAGQRVVVLKPDPLLNPNPNSADGGEGKAASGQEAAVAAALATASSFQAAYLHLQAAHAPFLPDAAAAADAAAVSHLRRLSELKRIARGGPADPPSPDGDGTLTAHLEAQVRENQALLRSFDAVVNRLQAALDAKDAAAAALRLDLEAVDDANARLAGRLDRALAPPPGGDAVGAMLSAGVFDSVLRDALRVAHRFARALAEVLRCAGWDLAAAAEAAYPGVCYSKAGHCRYALLSRVCLSMFDGFDSYQFGATADTTELGGIELATRRNESLQQFIEHSDADPMELMNSSPDCEFAQFCDRKYKQLIHPGIESSLFGNSDCGTLPVMSVAGPLYELFVAMASSIWTLHRLAWAYDPAVGIFQVGRGTEFSMVYMENIVRSKGFMASKELGKTVRPKVGFTVVPGFRLGGTVIQCRVYLDHGKREEDIIDSI; from the coding sequence ATGCTCCACAAGTTCGCGCTCGCGTTCAAGACCAAGACCATCGAGTTCTtcgccgaggaggaggaggacgaggacgccGACCGATTCGCGCGCTCCCCGGCGCCGGGTGCGGATGGGGTCCTTGCCGGGCAGCGGGTGGTCGTGCTGAAGCCCGACCCGCTGctgaaccctaaccctaatagCGCGGATGGGGGGGAGGGGAAGGCGGCGTCCGGGCAGGAGGCCGCCGTCGCTGCGGCGCTCGCGACGGCCTCGTCTTTCCAGGCGGCGTACCTGCACCTGCAGGCCGCCCACGCGCCGTTCCTGCCGgatgcggcggcggccgcggacgCCGCCGCGGTGTCGCACCTCCGGCGGCTGTCGGAGCTCAAGCGGATCGCGAGAGGTGGGCCGGCGGACCCGCCCTCGCCGGACGGGGACGGGACCCTCACGGCGCACCTGGAGGCCCAGGTGCGCGAGAACCAGGCGCTGCTGCGGTCCTTCGACGCCGTGGTGAACCGCCTGCAGGCGGCGCTCGACGCCAAGGACGCCGCGGCTGCCGCGCTGCGGCTGGACCTCGAGGCGGTCGACGACGCCAACGCGCGGCTCGCGGGCCGCCTCGACCGCGCGCTCGCGCCTCCGCCGGGCGGCGACGCCGTCGGCGCGATGCTGTCCGCGGGCGTCTTCGACTCTGTCCTCCGCGACGCGCTCCGCGTCGCCCACCGGTTCGCCCGCGCGCTTGCCGAGGTCCTCCGGTGCGCTGGGTGGGACCTGGCCGCGGCTGCAGAGGCTGCCTACCCTGGTGTCTGCTACTCCAAGGCCGGCCACTGCCGCTACGCGCTCCTCTCCCGCGTCTGCCTCTCCATGTTTGACGGATTCGACTCCTACCAATTCGGTGCCACAGCTGACACCACAGAGCTTGGAGGAATCGAGCTGGCAACccggaggaacgagtcactgcagCAATTCATCGAGCACTCAGATGCAGACCCCATGGAGCTGATGAATTCAAGCCCGGACTGCGAGTTTGCCCAATTTTGCGACCGCAAGTACAAACAGCTGATCCATCCTGGCATTGAGTCCTCCCTGTTTGGGAATTCAGACTGCGGGACATTGCCGGTGATGAGTGTGGCCGGCCCACTCTACGAGCTGTTTGTTGCAATGGCAAGCTCAATATGGACACTCCATAGGTTAGCCTGGGCGTATGACCCAGCAGTCGGCATATTCCAGGTTGGCCGGGGCACAGAGTTCTCAATGGTGTACATGGAGAACATTGTCCGGTCGAAGGGTTTCATGGCGAGCAAAGAGCTCGGGAAGACAGTGCGACCAAAGGTCGGGTTCACGGTGGTGCCAGGGTTCCGGCTTGGAGGGACAGTGATCCAATGTAGGGTGTATCTAGATCATGGGAAGAGGGAGGAAGACATTATAGATTCGATTTGA